DNA from Denticeps clupeoides chromosome 7, fDenClu1.1, whole genome shotgun sequence:
ttttgtttgtcttttttaatgcattgaGAAGGTTTTAGAGAGATGACTGCTAGAAAAaccacacacgctcacacacacgcacaaacaatTTCAAGTCcagatttcttttttacaaGAAGCAGACTGGGCCAATTTCAATGCCAAATTCCTGATCGGGTGCACCAATGTCCATAGGAGCGATGTCAATAATAGGCAGACGGGATGTTTTCGTTGTCTTGTAGTCGATGACTGTCTTGCCCCATGCACCAGTGTGTGACtatcacaatgaaaagaaaatatagGGCTAGTTAGTATTGTACATGTATATGTGATGTCATGCTTTTCTACTAATTGTTGTACTACATCTGAGTAATGCTCAGTACTGTGGACACAGCGTCCACCCTCATGCAAAGAGGAACAGATAACCAAGCAGACTCACCGTGCATCCATCCTCAACCACGCTGTATGTGAAGCGGCTGTTGCCCTCGGCTCTGATCTCGATCTCGTTGGAGCCCTGCAGGAGCAAGGCCTTCTTCAGATTGCCTGTCTGGTGGTCCATGTAGGCAATGCTGTTCTTGCAGTGGTATGTGATGTTCTGGGAGGCCTCTGTGGCCATAAGGCGGAGGAAGGTGAGCTGGATGTTGACGTCCTCTGGCTTGGAGCCCTCACCACCATATTCGAACTGGATGGGGATCATGCGTTGAGAATTACAATGCTGGAAACACTTCATAATGGAGACAAGATTTCACTCAGAAAGAAGACACATTTACCTGGAAGCCATCAGACATTGCCTCGCCGAACCATACGTGCTTCTTCTCCTTGATGTTCTTGCTTGTGTACCAGTTCTTCTGGGGAATGTCAGCCTGTGTTGGGTAGACGCATGTTTCTCCAGTCTCCATGTTGCAGTAGACCTTGATTGCGTCCTGGTTGCAGCCCTGGTCAGGGTCAATCCAGTACTCACCTGGTTATAAATAAGAAATGGATGAGAGAACACCCTCAAATGACAAATCgtgataaaaatgaacaaacgaGGTGGACCTACCGCTCTTCCAGTCAGGATGGCACATCTTCAGGTCACGGCAAGTACGGGCAGGGTTCTTCTTGGTGCCATCTGGGCTGCGAATGCTCTCAATCTGCTGGCTCAGGGATTTCAGAGTGGTGTCAACCTCCAGGTCACGGTCACGCATCACATTGGCATCATCAGCACGGAAGTGACGGAAGGGATCAGGGGCCTTCTCCTGAGGCTGGGCAATGAAGCCCAAGTCAAATCCACCACCAGGGGCACCAGGAGCTCCAGGAGGTCCGGGAGGCCCAGGAGGACCCTAAATCACACAACAAGGACCCACAGACATGTCAGTGGTACACATGATGAAAACAGTCACACAGTCATATATGACAGCATGTATGAGAAGAAGTCACGTACAGCAGGTCCAATTTCACCAGTGCGACCACGAGGTCCAGGGGGTCCAATGGGGCCAGGCAGTCCACTCATACCATCCTTACCAGCAGAACCAGCAGATCCAGCAGGGCCCTAAAAGTTGAGAAGCGGGCGTGGATTAAATCTGTTCAACATTGATCTGACATCGTCTATAAAAAAGTAACTACACCTAAAGATGTAATATGGATCAACTGAATTGGACATGAACTGCTACTTACTCTTGGTCCAGCAGGTCCGGCAGAACCAGCTGGGCCAGCCTCACCGCTTTGTCCCTGTTAACACACGTTGTATTTGACTGATTACAGTATTGCTGTACCGAACTGAATGGGATCAAAGGCAAATCATGAAGTTCAGGTTTAGCCTCCGCACATGTTTCCTTACTAGAGTAAAAGATGATGTAAAATACTGGTGCATTTTGGCAGTCAACTACTTACAGGTGGTCCAGGGGGTCCTTGCATACCAGTGAATCCTCTGTGTCCCTTCATGCCTCtctctccagcttctccagttTCACCCTTGTCTCCACGAGCTCCAGCAGGTCCCTGAATAAATTCATGTGTTGAACGGAGTCACTCAGGTATCAGGTTGGTACTGCTGATAaccctgaaaaaaattatacttaCAGAAGGACCACGGGGGCCAGAGGGGCCAGCAGCACCGCCAGGACCAGCAGGACCCTAGAAGTGGAACGAGTAAGGAGAGAATGAACACAATCTGGATTGACCAAAGtgctgcagaaagaaaaaaccctTTCGTACTTACAGCCTCTCCACGATCACCAGACTTTCCAGCTGGGCCAACGGGTCCAGGGGCACCTGAGGGTCCAGGGGCTCCAGGAGCACCAGCAACACCAGTCTCACCACGGTCACCCTGTAGAAAAAGTAGTGTTGATGGGGAAGGTTTGGTGGAGCAACGGGATGTTGAGTGTGTGGGTATGTAACTTTACCAACCTTGGGACCAGCAGCACCATCACGGCCAGCAGCACCCTCTCCACCAGGAGATCCCTAAGGCATGGACATTTGCTTAGCTGAAGATTTTGTCATTAAGAGACAACCTTTAAAAGTCTGTTTCAAAGAAAACTTTCATACTTCACGTCCAGGTTCACCAGGAGGTCCACCCAGTCCAGGGGGTCCCATGGGTCCAGGGGGTCCTCGCTCACCAGATGGGCCACCAGATCCCTGTTTGCCAGGCTCTCCCTAAAGTGGATGCAAAGAGAAAACAAGCAAACAGGAGCTCTGTAACTTCACTGTGAAAGAAATCAGTATATTCCCACATTTATTCTATGGACTGATAGTTAACAGCAAGCTAAACAACTGCAAATGAACTCATTATATACCTAGAGAAGATGTATCACCACAGGATTAGTTACTGAGGTCTCCAACATTGAACAGCACCAATAGTCCgatcatttgcattttcttcTACAGACGCGATGGTGAAAAGGTGCAAAAGGAAATGAAAGGTGTGCTTACAGATGGACCTGGGAGACCAGGGAAACCACGTTCGCCTCTCTGTCCGGGAAGACCTACAATACCACGCTGGCCAGCAATACCCTGAGGTCCGGGGATACCAGGAGAACCCTGAAGAGAAGAGATAAAATGCCAAAATGTTGATATCATGTAACTCAGGAGAACCAAGAAAAACAAGGACAATCCAAAACATACTCAGTACTATTTTTCTGATAAATTTAGGAGCAAATTCCAAATTTTTACGAGACAGTTGGTGCAAGCATTTTTACTTCCGCCATTTATGCAAAAGGAGATATTAAGGGGTTAAGAGTTAGACTTACATTGGAACCCTCAGCACCGGGACCTCCCTTCTCTCCTGGGGCTCCAGGGGGGCCAGCAGCACCAATCTCACCAGGACGACCAGCAGGACCAGTCTCACCACGGTTACCCTTAGGTCCTTCCTTTCCACCAGGTCCAGGAGGTCCAGGTGGGCCACTGTTACCCTGAAAGAAAATAGTAACTACATGCATCACATGGAATGGGTGTCCTAAGACTGCTGAGGggttaaaattattattattattattattgaaaattCACAAGACCCAAGAGAACTGGAATAATTTTGTTAAGTGAGCTGTACTTACAGCGGGGCCAGGAGGTCCAACCCTGCCAGCAGCACCAGGGAAGCCAGTAGCACCCTAAAGGCAATCGACCAGGCAACACTCCATAAGTTCAGGGCCTATATTACCATACTTACAATAGCTTATGTGCAGTATTATGTTTATCAAATCTTTTAATTTATAGCACTTACAGGAGGTCCAGCTGCACCACGAGCACCTTTGGGTCCGGTAGAACCAACAGGGCCCTGTGAAAATTTGAATGTTTGTTTGTATGACACTGGAAAGGATTTATTGTACTAACAAGACTGAAATCCCAAGATGCACCTACAAATGTGATTAGCCATACCTGAGGTCCAGGGGCGCCAGTGGGTCCAGCGGGTCCAGGAAGTCCAGCATCACCTTTGGCACCATTGTCACCAGCCTCGCCCTTAGCACCAGCCTGACCATCAGCACCCTGGATATGGCAAAGTCACAAGTGGATTAATAACGAATGCAAAAGGCTTCCACAGAGAAGTTCTACTAGTACACTGGTGTACTCACAGGAGGTCCAGCAAATCCAGCAGGTCCAGGAGCACCAGCCTCACCTCGCTCACCCTAAAAGTTAATGGAAAAGTTAATAATGATAGTAAACCCTAAAAGACAGAGTCCACATAACATCTtgcctgaaagtgaagtgactgtcattgtgaaacactgcagcgcagctaaatgtgtcctctacttttaacccatcaccttggttgagcagtgggcagccaggacagcagtgggtggggacagtactttgctcagtggtacctcagtggcaccttacatttacatttacagcatttatcagacgcccttatccagagcgacttacaatcagtagttacagggacagtccccctggagacacttagggttaagtgtcttgctcagggacacgatggtagtaagtggggtttctggttcacaggcgagtgtgttacccactaggctactagcaccctaccttggtggttcaggaatcgaaccggcaaccttctgattacagggccgcttccttaaccactaggtcaccacttcCCTTGATCAATGTTCAGAACATCTTGTTGGTAGAATGTATACATGACCATATAAACTTACTGGAGCTCCACGGGCACCGCTGGGTCCAACAGGTCCTCCAGGTCCAGTCTCACCCTGAATAAAAcgtgcatattaaaaagatgCAAGGCACATGGTAGCCACTGCATGAGAGTCATTTTTGCATTACCTTGTCACCTGGAGCACCAGCGGGGCCAGGTGGTCCAATTGGACCAGTCATACCACGGATGCCATCCTTACCACCAGCACCATCAGCTCCTTTGGCACCTTGGTCACCCTGTTTAAAATGGCAACGTGAAATCAGTCACCATGTAAAAATCTTCCAGGTTGGACGTATGTAAGTGTATGTAGCCTGCATTAAGGTGTTTAATGGGGGCCAGTTGACTTACTCTATCACCCTTGAGACCAGGAAGTCCAGCAGCACCACGCTCGCCAGGCATTCCCTGAAGACCTGGTGGTCCCTGAGCACCAGAAGCACCTGGAGTACCAGTCTCACCCTGTGAAGGGGATGAAGAAAAGAACTGATGAGAATTTGTCCAGGCTGAGTCATGTGTTAGAAGACAAAGAATACATTAAGAAGTCTATGTCAAGATCACCTTGGCACCATCGTTACCAGCAGAACCAGGAGAGCCACGTGGACCAGCAGGTCCAGCTGCACCAGGGGCACCACGCTCACCGGGGAATCCTCTCTCACCCTAGGGCGAGGAGTTTAAGAAGGTTGATaagcctttttaaaaacaattgcTGCAAATTGTGATGCAGTCAAAATCAAATAATAGTGAAATACTCACTCTGGCTCCAGAAGGACCAACAGCTCCAGCCTCACCTGGCAGACCCTAAAAATGAGCCAGACAAGAGGAATATGGGTTAGAGGTCTAGTTTAGTTATATTCAAAATTCTATTATTTAATACTGTAAGTGAATATGCGATATGGCACCATGACAtgtccttctgtttttttaacatgGAAGATAACagggaaaataaatgtttgcatTAAACTCACCTGCTCACCAGCTTTGCCTGACTCGCCGGTAGCACCTTGAGGTCCGGGCAATCCctgtgataaagacatagtgcAAACCCTAAGCCCCAATTGAAACCTTGTGTTTCACACAATGTGActgttaagataagataagatacaTTTGTCACAGCAAGAAGTTCACAGTACAAGCTAAAAGCAGctaaaaacaatagcacagactCTATGTCAACTGTATAATATAAGATTCGAAATGCAAGTATGCAAATAAGTGTGCAAGTATGCAAATaagtatgcaaataaaataattaggcTGTTTGCCTAAGTTAGGAGTGTCGAAGTAAACAACACCAACCTGGAATCCAGGAGGACCACCAGGTCCCTGTTCGCCTCTCTCGCCAGAAGGTCCCTGAAGGAAGAGaatcaacaacatttaaaatgcaattcaATACAAGATGCTACCCTAACTGTACACCAACATGGAATAAAAGCGAACAGAAGGCGGAATGTGAAATACTTACAGCGGGGCCGGGTGCACCAGGTGCTCCAACATCACCATCTTTACCAGGGGCACCCTACGATCAATAAAAACAATCTAGTAGTTATTTGGGATATCAATAGCAGTGATATTAGTCAAGACAGACTTTTTTGTGTTagcaatatattataataatgtattgttaaaataaagaaaataaaaatacgtACAACTGCACCAAGAGGTCCCATGAGGCCTCTCTCACCAGGTTTGCCACCCTCACCCTAAAATGGAGAGGTCAAAGCAATTTTATTGCAATTCAATACCATGCTATGTAGCAAAATTTCTACCAAAGATGATAATCAAATGCCAGATCTCTTGCTAGATTGAACAATTGTAGATTGAAAAGTCTGTTGTGTACTTACAGCAGCACCCTTGGGTCCAGGGAATCCCATCACGCCAGGCTGACCTCTGGCTCCAACAGGGCCTGGGGGTCCGGGGCGGCCATCTTGTCCGGGGGCACCCTGTCATATTTAGAATCTATTTAAGCACCCTTAAAAGCCTTCTTATTATGAATGATagtttgtgaatgtgaataACTGCAATTCCAACTGCATTCCATGGATGCAGGGATCATGGACTTACAGTAGCGCCCAACTTTCCATCAGGTCCAGGGCTGCCAGGGCTACCAGTCATACCCTAAAAGAGGTCATGTTATAATTAACTGACACTGACACAGAGCATGGTTTACTTGTTTCTGTATCCCACATCGGTATACCAAGGTTCACAAGACAGACAGGTTTTCTTACCTTGGATCCAGGCATACCAGGCTCACCGTTGCGGCCAGGCTCACCAGCGGAACCCTTAGGTCCAACAGCTCCAGGGCCACCACGCTCACCAGTGGcaccctatgaaccagaatggGCACAAATTACTTTTACACCAGGTCCAGTGTTAGATATTCTGCAAAGGTCTCCTGATGTATGGTCAGTATTGCTCAAGTTTGTGATGTCCTACTCACCTTGGGGCCAGCAGAGCCATCAGCACCAGGGAAACCACGAGCACCAGGTGCACCCTGCATGAGATGATTGGTATATTATAACCTGTGATGTATTCAGAAATAGGCTTGATCTTTTAAAAAACAGAGGATAAAAAGTCTGATTAAAATGGACATACGCGCTCTCCAGGGGCTCCACGGACTCCAATAGCACCCGACTCACCACGGGGGCCTCTCTTGCCCTCCTCACCAGCAGGTCCTGGTGGACCCTGGACTCCAGGAGCACCCTGAGAAACATGGCAGTAATGTCAGAGAAACAGGCAAAGCCACTGTGGGTTTTGTCCTAATATGTGGAAAACCTGAACACCTACCCCAGaaaatattgtaaacatttagttaaaatgtataattactAACCTATTTGCAATGGGAATATTTGTTTGACTACTTACAGATTCTCCCTTGGCACCAGACTCTCCCTTGGCTCCAGGGGCACCAACTTCACCCTATGACACAGAGTAAATGATGAATGCTTCATAATGGAATGTTAGTATGtcacatgttttgtttttctgtacGGTACTAAGTGAAAACGTACAGTGTTACCCTTGGGTCCAACTGCACCAGGTGCACCAGCGGATCCGGAGGGACCACGAGGTCCAGGGAAGCCAGGAGCACCAGCAATACCAGCAGCACCCTATAGATGgcaccacacacatgcatcacTCATTGTTATTATAAATGGTTAGCTATGAGCACATATGCATATgcaagtaaaatgaaaaaatagaagaaaaataCTTACAGGGGCACCCTTGACACCGGGAGCACCATCAGCTCCATTGTTTCCCTATCAGAAGGAATAAATGAGGATGGTGTAAATGCATCAGCATCAGTGACGTTAGCCATTGGCAAAAATCAAAGCTATAATTAGAAACAAAAGGTGCATGTTCACTTACGGCAGGTCCGGCAGCGCCAGCAGGTCCAGGGTTGCCAGGCTCTCCACGGGCTCCCTGGGGTCCCTCAGATCCACGAGCTCCCTGAGGACCGACCTCACCCTGTGGAAGGTGTGAAGACAGTCAAGAAATGCATCCACGTGTCACATGACAGTGGCATCTCTAAATTCAGCAGCTAAAATTACTGAGGTTAGTGATGGggacaataacaaaaatgtctttttttttgcaatctaGGCTTAACAACTGGAGCTTGAGTTTGGGCTTATTGGTATTATAGCGTTTCAGACATTATACAACTCATCCACTGATCCACTCCTTCATTCTGTTTATTCGGGTGAACATAAATACCGGTTGGAGAATTTACCAGTAAGTCATGTAAGAACAGAAAACAACTGAAATTGTATTCCTGCACAGTTGCATGCTAAGTTGGGCCATTTAAGTATCAAGTGTCTTTCTTGTCAGACCAAATCTGGGTTTGCTATCATAAGAGACAAACAAATGCTTCTGTGACCAGCGAAGCCCTCCGCACTTGCGTAGCACCACCTTGTGGCATGACTACCTTCGTGTTAAAGCTGTACCAGCATGTTAGTACAGGTGGTGCATGAAAAAAATACCTTAGATCCAGGACCTCCAGGGAATCCAGGGGGGCCAGCAGGGCCAGTTGGGCCCTAAAAGACAAAACTAAATGATCATTCTGCTGAACTGGAATCGACACGTAAATTTTGATTCTTATACATATACTGTGATTAAAAATATAGAGTTGGTTCTTACAGGAGGACCAGCGGCACCAGCAGCACCATCATTACCACGAGCACCCTGCAAATgagaaaaatcaataaatcatgTTTCAAATTTATAGGTGTATATTCTGGAACCAACAAGGGCACAAAATGTGCAACACTTACAGCAGCCCCAGAGGGTCCAGCACGGCCTCTCTCACCAGGCAGACCACGAGGACCCTGTCACAATTAGAAGGACAGGAATCTCAAAAGGGGCTTATTTATACATGTACAGCTATAATGTTTTCAGATCATTACAGGAGGCATACATTATACGGAATTAAATGACTCATTGGTTTagaatgcatttgcattttgtttggtGTGTATGGGTCACCTGAAATTCGTGGAAAACTCACCATGGCTCCTGGGGTTCCGTTCTCACCAGCTGCACCAGCCTCACCCTACAGGATGAAACAGGAAGCTCAGTGCAAGGCATTATGGGAAACATGATCTAGTCTAGAGCACATCGTTCATCTGCTCTCACCTTAGGTCCAGCTGGGCCACTGTCTCCCTTAGCACCATCTAAACCGCTGAAACCCTAAAACATAAGATTCATAAAAATGAAGCATGAAAAAGTTGTGAAAGTCAGAATTAAATAGGGAAGACACTCACTCTGTGTCCCTTGATGCCTGGAAGTCCAGGAGTTCCAGGGAAGCCACGAGCACCCTGAAACAAGAAGTAAAAGCAATAATGAAGAACATCTGTGACAAAAATGGAGAACATTCAAACCACTTCACAAGTGATGATTTTATTTATGCTTTTGTGTAATATGAATCCTTATTGAATACAAATTATTTTGCAGGACTGTGCATTAAGGCTGTAATATAACATAACTACTGTAAAAACTCGTAGCAGTACTCACCTGTGGGCCAGAAGCTCCACGCTCACCACCACGGCCGGGTTTGCCAGGTTCACCCTGTAAAGGATAGAGGCATTAAAAGATTACTGAGTGTGTAAAAATACATCCCAGAGTATGTTGAAGTATTTATGTAAAATTTTTAGTTGATTGTGCAGGATTTGGATTAATATTACAGATGCATATTGTGCCATGACATATTGGGGAAATTTTGCTATAATGGAAAAGTAAATCcaacaaaaaataagaaatggaAGACATCTTACATCCTCTCCGTTCTTTCCAGGGGGGCCAGCTGCACCACGAGGACCCATGGGACCCTGCAAATGACATGACAAAAAGTGAGTAAGAGACActtgtgtgtacatatgtatgtttctaataaataatatatgcagtataattatggcattttaaaaagtcatacACCCATAACCATAGCTAAATAACAGCTGAGGAAAAAACAGGCCAAAATCCATACACCTAAAAAGAGGTCAAAAGGACAACCCTATTACAATAATGAGGTTAAAAGTTTGAAAGTTTGACCTGAGCTACATAGTCCATTTGGCCTGATCTGACCCAATAAATCTCTGGGAGCAGTATTTATTTTGCAATGGCATTGGGGTCATACTAAGCAAATTCATGTATTCTGGGTGAGGTTTTGCAGTGAATACTCACAGGAGCCCCAGCCTCACCAGGCTCACCAGGGGGACCAGTGAAACCCTGAGGTCCCTGTGaggaagaaatgtaaaaaaaatctgattagaTTCTGCCAAACACACTACATGCAGcatgaacaaaaaacattttgaaatacaACACTAGGTTTAAAGGTTGACTATCATAGTTTCACTTTAATTTACTGGTATCTTCATAGCAGACTGAATATACAATGGTATCTGATTATTGTACATGCAAATATGTATCTATGTATGTATAATTAAATGACAGATACTTACACTAGCACCAGGAGGTCCAGGGGGGCCACGGGGACCCATTGGGCCCtttacaaaaacacagaaaagaatATACTCAGACACCTGTCCATTGTAGAAGATGGCACTTCCACAGTTATACAGCAATGTTTGTAGCACCGTATTTTCATCAGTGTATGGGCTTTTTGTGAATGGAGAAAAATTGTCCTTAAAGTGCATGTGGTGACTTAAAGATTTTCACGTGTTGACTTCGGATTTAAAACAGTACGATTATGTTTAGGGTGAGTTTGCATGTTACACACAAAACCTTGGTATTATTAGTTATAACATTCTTGCACCTATTCATATCACACCTAtttaatgtgtgagtgtgtgtttatgtgtgtatgcatgtaccATTGGTCCAGGGATGGCCATGCCGCCAGATTTCTCATCAAAGCCGCCTGACATCTGAGGAGCAAAGTTCTGTGGGGAAAATGAGGAGGTTGAAGGGTCAGTGCGTTGCTCTACTCATAAAAGAGTAACGACAAAAGCTTCTCTTTAGATGGAGATGGTTAATGAGTCCGAATCTACATTGTGTTTTAACTCCATGATCAtccttatttatatatattagaggATATTAAGGATATTACACATATTAAGGATATTACCACATAAGGAAGTCCACATTCAGtcaggattttaaataaatttacagACAGAGCGCTGTCCATATTCATGGTGCTGAAACATGCCAACACCCAATCCTTGCACTATGCCCCGTGAGATAAACTACTCTGAGGGATGTTCCAATGGTGAATTTTGAGAGCAGAGAAACGCATTGCACTTACTCCGCCAAGGCCAGGAGGTCCAGGGGGGCCAGGGGGGCCGGGAAGACCAGGCTGGCCGGGGATGCCATCATTGCCAGCAGGACCAGGAAGGCCCTGGCGATGGAAGCACAAGACAGACAAGGGTCAGGATATTGTCTAAACATTGTGTTGCAGGCCAGCAGTGTGAACTATTTACTACATGTCCAAAAGATTTCATTCAAATCAATATGTTAATATAACGATATATTCCatataattacaattatttacaACACATTGCAACTGATTTGCTTTAAAGAATGACAAAGTCTAGGTAAGTGTAATATAAAACTTAACAATTACTCAAACCGTCTAGAATGTAAATTGGACTCTTTTGTATTATGCATattctcagatttttttataaatgaatcataaacaatgataataaaaacaatCAAGCATGCTATGCTTTAAATAGGTCAGGATTATGTATAATCAGACATTATACATTGCAGCTAATTTGTTCAAATTTGGATATTCAAATCATTGTAGGTGTCATTATGCCATTTAATGAGAAAAGTTATAAGCATAATCAACATAATGAAAGcaacaaaatggcaaaaacctACCCTCTCTCCTTTGGGGCCACGCTCACCCATGGGTCCCTATGTGCAACGGGGAAAggtttcattgttttattaacCAATAAAACAACCAaagattttacattaaaatttaataagcaacaaaataaaacatacagtaaataataattatttacctcAACTTGTTCCTGCTGACCTATAAGCATGACAAAACAACAAAGATGTCATAAtccctcaataaaaaaaaacagaaatgtaatcaGCAATTCAGTGTAGCAGTGTTGATGTAAACGGTAGTAATTTCATTTCTCTATTTGATTTGGATTTATCTAGGCCTTAAAAACACATCATATAGAAACAGtgaattatgttaaataatcccaTTTGGACAGAatggtgaaaatgaaaaaagagtcCTTCTGATGTTTCTTCGATTGTCCACAAACGTTTTCTAATAAGTAAAGAACAGGCCTACAGTACcaatgcttttaatttttttttttactttgtgccCCCCCAAAAATGCAAACTGGGCCCTTCGCTGCTCATTTGAAGGTGGCTCGTCGTACCGTCGTCGGGGCAGATGGGGCAGCACTCGTCGTGGGGAACGACTGGGTTGGGGCAGTCGGATGTGTCCTCGCAGATCACCTCGTCGCACATGACGGTGCCGCTGTCGCACACGCAGATCTGGCAGGGCTCGGGTTTCCAAACATCCCTGTCCTGGTAAACTTGGCCGTCCAACGTGCAGCTGACTCCTGTGGCTTTTTCGGGAGAAGGCAGGGGACATTGTGTTTTACTTCGAACTGTCCCAAATAAAACTGATGTCTacttacaaaacaaaacaaggttttacatcattttgctaaaataagaaataaagatATCACTGAGCACAAACTTAACCGATGATAAATAACACGCAGTTCTAGGGCGATTTCTTGGCTAGACGTGCGCACGTCCATCGCTCTGGGTTTGAACGCAACCTTCATGCGTCCTTCAGGTATTGACGGTTTGACGTAATGGACGATGCCTGACACTAGGGGGCGCCGCCGCGGCCTTCACTTTTCTTTCGTCAGGGGTAAAGGGTCCGACTCTACTTCCcattatgaaataattcaaTACTGTCAGCTTGGCAGGGAAGCGCGTTTTCCCCGAGTGGAAATTCTGAAATGCGCGCATGTGTTTTCAATTACCataaaaaggggggggggggggggggggcggagcaaAAAGGGGGGGGGAGTGGGGGGTGGATGTCATTTCACATTTCCGTCCTGACCACACGATGGCGCTGCGCCGCTGCGTGCAAAACAGCTGTTAAACGTAT
Protein-coding regions in this window:
- the col1a1a gene encoding collagen, type I, alpha 1a encodes the protein MFSFVDIRLALLLCATVLLARGQGEEDSTGVSCTLDGQVYQDRDVWKPEPCQICVCDSGTVMCDEVICEDTSDCPNPVVPHDECCPICPDDGQQEQVEGPMGERGPKGERGLPGPAGNDGIPGQPGLPGPPGPPGPPGLGGNFAPQMSGGFDEKSGGMAIPGPMGPMGPRGPPGPPGASGPQGFTGPPGEPGEAGAPGPMGPRGAAGPPGKNGEDGEPGKPGRGGERGASGPQGARGFPGTPGLPGIKGHRGFSGLDGAKGDSGPAGPKGEAGAAGENGTPGAMGPRGLPGERGRAGPSGAAGARGNDGAAGAAGPPGPTGPAGPPGFPGGPGSKGEVGPQGARGSEGPQGARGEPGNPGPAGAAGPAGNNGADGAPGVKGAPGAAGIAGAPGFPGPRGPSGSAGAPGAVGPKGNTGEVGAPGAKGESGAKGESGAPGVQGPPGPAGEEGKRGPRGESGAIGVRGAPGERGAPGARGFPGADGSAGPKGATGERGGPGAVGPKGSAGEPGRNGEPGMPGSKGMTGSPGSPGPDGKLGATGAPGQDGRPGPPGPVGARGQPGVMGFPGPKGAAGEGGKPGERGLMGPLGAVGAPGKDGDVGAPGAPGPAGPSGERGEQGPGGPPGFQGLPGPQGATGESGKAGEQGLPGEAGAVGPSGARGERGFPGERGAPGAAGPAGPRGSPGSAGNDGAKGETGTPGASGAQGPPGLQGMPGERGAAGLPGLKGDRGDQGAKGADGAGGKDGIRGMTGPIGPPGPAGAPGDKGETGPGGPVGPSGARGAPGERGEAGAPGPAGFAGPPGADGQAGAKGEAGDNGAKGDAGLPGPAGPTGAPGPQGPVGSTGPKGARGAAGPPGATGFPGAAGRVGPPGPAGNSGPPGPPGPGGKEGPKGNRGETGPAGRPGEIGAAGPPGAPGEKGGPGAEGSNGSPGIPGPQGIAGQRGIVGLPGQRGERGFPGLPGPSGEPGKQGSGGPSGERGPPGPMGPPGLGGPPGEPGREGSPGGEGAAGRDGAAGPKGDRGETGVAGAPGAPGPSGAPGPVGPAGKSGDRGEAGPAGPGGAAGPSGPRGPSGPAGARGDKGETGEAGERGMKGHRGFTGMQGPPGPPGQSGEAGPAGSAGPAGPRGPAGSAGSAGKDGMSGLPGPIGPPGPRGRTGEIGPAGPPGPPGPPGAPGAPGGGFDLGFIAQPQEKAPDPFRHFRADDANVMRDRDLEVDTTLKSLSQQIESIRSPDGTKKNPARTCRDLKMCHPDWKSGEYWIDPDQGCNQDAIKVYCNMETGETCVYPTQADIPQKNWYTSKNIKEKKHVWFGEAMSDGFQFEYGGEGSKPEDVNIQLTFLRLMATEASQNITYHCKNSIAYMDHQTGNLKKALLLQGSNEIEIRAEGNSRFTYSVVEDGCTSHTGAWGKTVIDYKTTKTSRLPIIDIAPMDIGAPDQEFGIEIGPVCFL